The genome window taccgtttgagcttgtgggtcgTGGTGAACATCACGTTGTCCTCGAGTTTCTTTTGTGTGAGTACTTGGGGATGGATAAAACACGTGCCGCTCCCGAgtactatcttgtcctcgagtttcTTTTGTGTGAGTACTCGGGGATGGATAAAACACGTGCCGCTCCCGTCATCTACCATAATTCGTCTTACGTCGGCATCTAAAATTCGTAAAGAAATAACAAGAGCGTTATAGTGAGGGAATGCCAAaccgttggtatctgacttatcgaagatgatactttcttcgagttcatcataccgttcgtgggtgatctaccgtttgagcttgtgggtcgTGGTGAACATCACGTTGTTGATGGAAGCATCATCTCCATCGCCGATAATCACGTGGATGGTGTGGGCTAGTGAGGGTGGCTTCAGCGGCCCTTGATGTTGTTCACGTCCCCTGGAAAAGTTAGTCCTTCCCCAATCGCTCAGCAtttctttgaggtgtccttgtCGCAACATGTTTACTACCTCCTGTCTTAGGGTGATACAATCTTCGGttttgtgtcctcgctcttgATAGAACTCGCAAAGGGCGTCTGATTTTATGGTATTCgggtctgacctcatcttttgtggccacttaacctttggtccgagcttctaCAAAGCATAGACTATCTCTGTAGGTAACACGCAAAAATTGTTAGCGGATAGTAAAAGGGGAATACCTCTTTcattccggtgagtccctgtTCTTGATCGGGATGGGCCTTCTTCATGGAGAGGTGAGGATACAATGGTAGTTCTGACATATGGGAGATGCCGTTCCCGGTATGGCAGTGAGGCTGCTGGATCTCTTCTGATATCACTTCTCTGATCTTTCCTAGATTCTGCTTGTACTGAGGTCAGTCGATGAGTCGGCTCATTGAGGTCATCTTCGTCTGCTCGAACTTCGGCACAATATGCATTATGTATTTTGTCCCAAGTTGTTGGGGGGTAtttcataagccgacttaataattttcttgtcGCTCTTGAACCATTTCTGTTCAACCCGTTTTGAAAAGCGGCTACCGCCATTCCTTATAATATATTGGGCAAAGTCATTCTCACTCGGTTGaaacgggcgaggaagtccctcagtccTTCTCCAGGGGACTGTTTGATAGCAAAGATATCATTCACTCTtgcctcggccttcttggcccTGACATGGGCTGTcacgaacttatcggccatttcctCGAAGGTTTCGATAGAACGAGCTGGCAGTTGCGAGTACCAGGTTAATGCCCCTCCCATGAGGGTTTCGCCGAATTTCTTCAGCAGAAtgaaggatacttgttctttggcgaggtcattgccttttACAGTGTGACGTAGTGGATCATATGATCCTCGAGGTCGGTCCTGCCATCGTATATTTTCAGGTAAGGCGGCATTTTGAaagtctttggtatggcatgtcggGCAGCACTATCACTATGCGACTGCTCGACGAACCGATCGGCATCTCTCATCGGCAATAAATTAGGAGCGCTcggtattttatcgaccctttcttggtgctcttccatttgatcccgaagtgccttgttctcattttccatttcctccatcctttttaGAATGGTTGTGAGAGCGTCATCGCATGCATTGTTAACAATATTGTGAGTGATACCTCTTGTCGCGTGTGGGGGTGTGGGGGGGGAGGTTGATCATGTCGCTCGTTCACTGGTGGTGCAACACAGGTTCTCGCATTTGCTGAGGTCGCGTTCTAAAcaggtttatggaggatgttgGTCAGTGTATCAGCCAACCAGGCCTCAAGGAGTTTCTTTATCGCTGGCGGTGTCTCCTCTACCATGGATGTGAAGGCCGTCTTGATAAGGGATTTTATGATGCTACAGTGGGGAGAGGGCGATCCACCTCGCCTAGGGGAGGCATTGGGCGTTGTGTCCTCGTCAACTACTTCAAAGCTTTCGTGGATGATgtccatgaggttggttgggaggtcactcattattctcgttctttcttctctgttacctgccaTGTTAGATCTGTGCATGCAGAGAGAAAAAAGGTTCTTCTTTTCGTTTTTTTTGCAGCAACCAGTGCCGAtagtagatctagaagaaactataAGACTCAGTTAGAAAGTCCCCACAGatggcgccaaattgtttgaccaaaaaatatagttttcggttaaactattaaatttacgtAGTACGGGGTTAAATCTAACTAAGGATAATAACTCTACATATTAAGTACAAAAACGAATAGTAGATGTGACAGATTCTGTATATGGTTGGTGATAATAAATGTAAAATACTCTTAAAGTAAGAATATTAAGGGtgatataactaacaataaatgtcaataaatgacatttaagtaaataaagagaaTGATTCACCCTTTAATATATGGGTGAGACAAATATTTTGCTTGACAATGATGAATAACCGATAGATCCAAGATTCGCATGAACGATCATCGGATCTGATGAAAAAGTGGAGAATAATATATGAACAAAGATATTTATAAAAAAGGTAATCTTTGTGTTTTAGCAAGAGAGACAATCCCcttctcaaaagtgttcttatgAGAATGAATATTACATGCCCATATCATTGCCTCTTCTTTCTATATATACGAGGTCTTTTTTCtaggaaaccctaatagtacaaatggagggaatatccactagaatattcccttTTAGTACCTTATCTTGACAAATTAGTCGTTACAAATCTTATTATCAATAGTCAATCTCGACCTCGGCCCTCGCTGACATCTTGACTGCGATCTGTCAATATCTCGACCACGACTCATGTCAGCACCTCGGCCATTGACCTCGCTGTGTCTTGGGCGAGTTCGACCGATAACTTTCTTTAATGCCATATTACGctagatattctgaagacagatTTTGGCCTACACAGTTGTTGCTCTACTAtcattttgaatttgaatttgtttTGAGGACTCAAAATGAAAGAGGAGTTTTGAATGTACATTGGATTCAGTAGCCTTGTTACACTTTGAAGGTCGAGTAGAAAAGTGTAGATTGTTATTATCAATCGCTGGCTTTTTCTTGGTATATATGACAGAACTTTTATCTTCAGTATCTTCATTTTTCCCTTCTTCAACCGTAGGACGCTTTCTAATATTTTTGCCTTTGGACaaaattttgaaataattgcatgAACTTGGAAAAGGTGGTGTTGTTGGCTGCTGTTCAACTTCAGCTTTGGTAGAGTTTGAATCAAACGTGGGAGTATTTAAATTCTTCATTGCTCTAATAATAATTTGAAAGAATTCAAATATCCTAGAAGAATAATTCATCACAAGTGGAATATTGAACGTTTATTATTTAGAAGAAATTTCGCAAactagagaaagaagaagaaggtaGGTGGGCGGTGGCAACCTTTAAAAATAGGTAGCATCACCCTTATTTATAAGAGTAAAAAACCTATTGATTAGAAATTGAAAAACCTATTCCCATCTAATTTTGACTACAAAATAAATTTAGACATGaattatataaaatattaaaCACCAATAAATCATATACAATTTAGGATTACTAATCGTGCAATAAACGATTTTTACCTACATATATTTGTTTTTAGATTTGTAGCAAGGAGTAGCATAGTGGAACAAAAAGGATTTTATATTAGCTCAAAGTGCCACCAAATCACAAAATCTTTTCATGTTCAATACAGATTACTCACCAAATGGCACTGTTTCCTTCATATGAAATTTTTCCTTAATAACTCCACGTCACAGGTGTTCTTAAAGCAACATTACATATACCATATTATACATGAAtttcaaacaatgcaaaaaataTGAATATAGGAAATGTATGAAGTAAACTGCCAATCAAAAGAGAAAACCAAGCACTAGAACACAATAGAAAttcagaaagaaaagaaattaataTTGGGCACACACAGCTAGAATACGGTGATGTGAAAATTCAAAAACGAATAAGACATATGTTGCTGCCCAGGATCGAACTGGGGACCTTTAGTGTGTAAGACTAACGTGATAACCACTACACCACAGCAACCTGATGTTGAAAGCCTTATCTATAATTATTTTTCTATCTTTGAGAAGTTGGATATCTAACAATTTCTGGGTGCAAAAGTTCCTTAAGGCCTAAGGACATTTATGAAAATTCTGGCATTTTTTTTTCAACGATGAAAATTCTTGCATTAACATCACAAAAAAATATGACATATGTTGTTTTTCGACACAAACTATAATTTTATCTTCCAAGAAATATTCAGATTCTTTTTTAATAATTGCTCGAACAGAAAATGAGTTTTAAAGAAAAACTCTATACATTTCCAAATACGGTATTTTGCATAAATTATTTtagaaaaagatttttttttatttttggtcaGCAGAAAAAGAATAGTACAACTAGTCTAATTGATgattcatcaacaacaaataaaaaagaGCTGTCCATTAGATACAATCATTCCACCAGATTGACAATGTCAAAAAACTGACCatattattgaaaaaatatttaataattttttatctaCTAATTGAATCATACTATTACGTTTTCCTATTTCATGTTCATATATAGATTGGACATTTCCTGAAAATTTCCTAAACGCCAAGTGTCCCAGCTTATATTGCGTGAAAGACGGACAATAGGGACGACCTCAGCGTCTGGCGAAAAATACAATCACAAAATTCTTTCAAATTCTTCAACCCGTCGTCCTCAATTCGACAATTCCCACAACCCTAACCTTTTAAAAGAAACCCTAGCTTTAATCTAGGGTTAGGGTTTTCAGGAATTCTATTCAGTTGAATCAATAATTAAGATGACGAGGATGGCGAGGAGTTGCATGCAGTCATTGCTGAAGGTGGTAAATTCGGCGATTGGAATGGTTGGGATCGCGATGATTTTGTATGCCCTTTGGATGTTTAGGGTTTGGCATAAGCAGATGGGTCCCACTCCTCCCCCTTTCTTTGGCCCTGATGCCCCTGCTCCATGGTAAATCTTTCACCTTTTTAGTGCGTGCGAAACTTCACATGAAAGTTAGTCACTTTACGGGATGGTGGGGCAATCTTTATTTCTCTTTTTTAAAACCAAAGTTAGGACTTTTTTTAGTATTGGAGTTCCTTTTTACTGCCTTTTGGTCTAACTTTTTGATTTATGTGTTTCTGCTTATTGCTTTTATGGGATCAaactggttttttttttttttttttttgttgttgttgttgctgctgctgctgctgcttctTGGAAGCTGTGAATAAAAGGGGGATTTTTTATTGTCAATTTTCCTATATTGAAGTTCATTTCGGGAATTAACTATGCCTCTGTACCAAATGGTTGGTTATATATGTGAATCCTCTGTATCCCAGTATTCATAGGAGGGTCCATTACAGTAAAGACTTTTCTTTAAACAGAACCATGGTCGGGCCACTTGACTAGCTCGCACGACTCCACTATTCTACCAAGTACCTCCATCCTTCCACTAGTATAGGAACTGGTAGGCCACACCATTAGGTTATACTTAGACTATCTTTaggatttggggggggggggtagccTTTGTCCACTACCTGTGTATATATCACAAAAGATGAAGGGAGGATGGTTTTGTGCCATACCTCCCATAGAATTGAAGAATGATAAAAGTCACAGAATGTAAAATAAACTTCAAAGCTGAAATATCCTCCTTTACATGATCATCTGTGTAAGCTTTCAAAAAATAGCTAGGTAGTCTAAGTGCTATATACATAAGGGACTAACTATACTTTTGAATCATGTTCTTACCTTTAAACAATTGCTATGGGGAATCCATTATTATGCATCATGAATGGACTGCTTGATGGAAGAACTTATAAAAAAAATGGACTGCTTGATGGAAGTAAAAAGTAGAAACCAACTAggtcttttcttttttctctttttattttggtTCAGTAGTAAAATATTGGTGTTTCTTTATATTTGATAGTAGAATGTCACACACTCATATGCACATGTTGAGAATGATTATTGATCTagattttgatatttttatgttTCATAAGCTGTCAGATTTCTGTTGTAATTTTTTGAAATTTGGATATTAGTTTCTGGTTCAACATTTGTGAATTTAACAAACTTTTGTCTAATGCAGGTTCATTTACTCAACACTTGGTCTTGGAATAACTTTGTGCGTAGTCACGTGCTCGGGTCACATTGCTGCAGAGACTGCTAGTGGCTGTTGCTTGTATATTGTATCCTTttcattacttttcttttaattaatgTAGGTTATTGAATGAGATTCTTGTCTGTTCAGCTGCCTCCAGTGTTCCTTTTTTTTgggggtggtggtggtggggggGGTGGTGGGGTGTGGGGTGTGGGGTGTGGTGGTGGTGTGGGGGGTTTGGGGTCAGGGCAGACACGAGTGTGTTCCGAGAAAGTTACTTGTACAAGCTTCATCCTACACTATTGTAGTAATTAACTAGCGGTTCAGCAGAGCAATGGAAATATTTTTACTGATTTCACCTTCTAGGATGGATTTGTGTCGATATTTCTAGCTTGGAAATATTGGGGGTGGGGGGTGATGGTCAGGTAGACACGAGTGTGTTCCGAGAAAGCTACTTGGACAAGCTTCAACCTACACTATTGTAGTAATTAACTAGCGGTTCAGCAGAGCAATTGAAATATCTTTACTGATTTCACCTTCTAGGATGGAATTGTGTCGATACTATTTCTAGCTTGGAAATATTGATCTGCATAATCTTCTTATACTACTAAGGAGAAGAAACAATACTCTTGTTCATGACTTATTTCAATGGTTCTTGCATGTGACTCAGTCTTTTGTTTGATAATGTGATTTTCAATTAAGAGGAATCATCATTTTGTTTATGATTCCCATTTCTATTTTCGTTGCAGTTTGATATAACGTTAGCACCTGGGATTGAGGGTAGGGCAGGAAAGGATTTCCTTGAATGCTTGTGCAATGATGTAGTTGGATAAATTAACTTAAAATTAAAACTTGTTGGTATCATCAGTTGATCAGCACAAACATGGGAGTTTTGGTATCCACCAGTTGGTCAGAATAAACATGGAGTTTGTATTTGGGTATTTAACCAAATAGGATCATCTGGTTCCTCTAAAAAGGACCTATCACTGAAATGCCCCTATTATGGGGTAAAACTTAGTGGAGAGACAGGTTTTCCCTTTAGTTGGGAAATGAAGCTATAGCCCCGGATGATATCTATCAGTTGATTTTCTTGGTTTACTTTTGCTGCCATTATCCTAGATGTTGAGGTTGATATGCTTTGTGCATTATTAGCAAGTAGCAACACAGGCAGCCACTCAAAATGTTGTCAATGATCTATATTGATTGGTGAAGCTATTTTAAAAGATTTTAAGCACCTTCATGGTAAGTTAGGGATGGGGGCTGCACCAAGGGACTCTTTTGCAAtcaccttatcaaaaaaaaaaagggactCTTTTGCAATTCATGTGCAAAAAATTGTAATTAACTGTCATTCGTCATGGTTATGCTCTTTAACCCTAGTAAGCTTTCTTCGCTTTCTAGATTGTTGCTTAAAGTGTCATTGTTGCTGCTACTTTTTTAGCTTATCTTTTTATTTGATATTAATCCTTTTGCCCCACAGAAGCTTGAGAACTTGGACTCTGCTTTTAAGATTTGCTATGGGAGAGTTGGAATGATTGCTAATTTGAAACTATTAGGATTAATATAAATGTACTTTTTCTCATTCAACTTGGCAGTAATCAGAAGTGGTCTTTTTTCTTTAAGATTCTGCAGTTAAGTTGCTTAATATTCACTGTACCGTCTCTGGGTCTTGTGTAAGGTGATATAATCATATAAACCTGCATCCTGGAGTGACTATTCAATTAAAACAGTGATGTTTCTCCTTAATTGGTATAGTACATGGTTTTTGTGTTCCTACTTCTCATGATAGAAGCAGCTGTGACAGTAGACGTATTCCTTAACAGAAATTGGGAAGAGGTATATGCATTAAAAAATGCACCATGGATTTTGATCTTATATATTGAGCTTTTAACAAATCTTTTATATTGATTTGTATTCGAATTGACCTGATCAGGACTTCCCTGAGGACACAACTGGGAATTTTGATGAGCTCAAACACTTCTTGAAAGAGAACTTTGACATTTGTAAATGGGTAGGCTTGTCAGTAGTGACTGTGCAGGTGGGTCTCCTTCCACACTCATATACCTCAATACTATGATAAGTTTTTACCTGTTTCTTATTTGGCAATatagtttttcaactaaaccccgTTGATATGATTTAATCATTAGCACAAATCGCTGTTTGAAGCTGGTGAGATAAACCTGTTCCAAGTGATTGTTATGCTTAAAGAGCCTTCTTTCTAGGCCATTCCTGCCTCACTCCATTCTTCTGCTTTCTATTTTGAGAAGTTCTTCTCCATGCAGCCTTGCATCTTATTTTGCTTATTTGACCACTGCCTAATATCTTTCCACGTACAGGGGTTAACTATATTATTGGCAATGATCCTCAAAGCTCTAGGACCACATCCGGAAAGGTATCATTATGAGAGTGATGATGATTATATTCCAGACAGAGTCCCGCTATTGAAGAATTATGTTCCTTCAccttcttgtgttgttggtgacCCTGTGTATGGATCTAAGAATGATGCTTGGAATATCAGAATTAACAGCAAGGTAGGATTCATTGGATAAAATTCATTTAGGTGATCTATCGGAAAGATATTTGGATTTGATGATATTATGATTTCTTGTTTTGTAACTAATGTGCAGGCAAGCAGATGAGCTACACTTTCTGTTGGTCAATCAGCAAGAACTGAAATTGCGTTACAATTGTAATCACTGTGCAAAATATGTGTAAAGTTGAAGGTGGAATTCACATGCTTCTGACGATTGGTAGAATTCACGTTAATTTGTGCAGTTCTTGTATATTATGATTCTATATACTCTTACACTTGTGTAGACAATGTGATAATTTAGCTATCAAGAGTCCAAAAAGTCTACTTCAGTTGCTTTATGTTTCATAGTAGAATCATGCAGTTTACCAGGATAGAGAGTAACGTACATCAAACGACTGTTAGATGAAAAATATAATCTCATCATTCTCTTGCTATATATGGTGGAGGACCAATCAATTACACTTGTTACAAGTTGAGACTGTTTAATTATTTGTGGTACTACTTATTGTTTGGTGTTCCCTTTTGTGGACTAACAATCAATCATACTTGTTATAAGTAAAAGAGGAGACCGTTTAGATCTTCCTAAGTACTAATTACCGTTGGTGTTTCCTTTTTGCACTTTCTGTGTGTGTGAGAAAGCACTTGAAAAGAAAATGCGTCTATTATTGAATTCACCTGCCCCGCCTAAAACTGGTAAACCGATAATAGTATTTGGTGTGCATTACTTCTGTAGTGTTAAAATTTGTTAGGTGATATCCGTCGAGTGCAAAATCGGTGTATAAAACttaggctcgctagtcaaagatagtatagtattaaatcgtCTCCACAGAGATTGGGTTAAATAATGTTCAAAGAAATTTTCAGCTTAACACTATTCAGGAAAATCAacctttgattttgagttattaaCTATTTAAGAGTAAAAACTAAGATTCTCAATTGTGAATGAATAATGGAAATTTAGTGATAAAGTAGTAATGATTGAATATCAAGATGAGAAACAAAGGCTTTGACAAGATATGTGATTAACTATTACTATATGCAACTTATTGTTATGTTCACTTTTAACGTCTATTGACTCTTCCGATTTCAACAAATGATTAGGCTATCAGGAGGATTCAAATTCTTCTTTCGAATGAATTAGAGTGCGCTAAAAACCTAATGATATGTGCTATGAAACTATGCAATAATATGTTGAACGAATGATCTTACGAAGAACGTCTCTCGATTATTCTTCGAACTTGGGCCAATTAATAACTCtttaagctctttcgattacctatgaGAGTcgtgaaatcaacccaaacaagatAACACAATGCAGATTGCAGCCacacttctctttcgattaaagtaaaaccATAATTAGCCTTGCTATTCAATTAGTAACTCATTCAACGAATTCAGGTAATTATCACAAAGCAAAGACAGAACAATAGTCAATCATAATATCTGTTAATAACCCTAAGAAAGATTACTCCATAGTGGAGAAGTTGTTTATCACAAGAGTATTAAGAGAACAAGAAaacattacaattcccaaaatcaaacAAACTTGCGTATTTAATGAATTGGATGTACTATTTAGAGTCTATATTGTTTTCTTGCCTTCTTCTCTCCAAAAGTTGCTCCAAAGTCCCCCCCCCCTTGTTTGGGGATgagctaggcttcatataggtcaaaagGTTGCCTCCAAAATTACAAAATTAGGCCTGAGTCGAATTCCCGGAGACGGACGTGCGCCCGCGCACCTCTGGTAGAGTTCTGTAACACTTGCGCGCTCAAGTGTGCGCTAGGGGTCGCTCGTGCGTGGCCGCGCACCTGGGATTTCCTCTTGCTCAACTTGTTTTCCTCCCACTAAGTGCACTATTCGTCCATTGATCCCCTATGCATCACCTGCACAGAAAGACAACATATTAGACCCAAATCATACCAAATCTCCATCGAATTAACCCATTCAAAGACGCAAAGTGGGCATAAATATTAAGTAGCTTTAAGCTcatcaaacacccccacacttagcTTTTGCTCGTCCCGAGCAAATCTAAAATGAAATTGCTCCTAACGCTGCCACCACCTTAGACAAGTGGCCGGCCAAGATGAACTTGATTCCATCCTGGGGTCACAATCAACCTCAACCCCGGTCATGACATTCCACTAGTGATATGGTCAAATTGGCACCAAATACTCGATACACCTCACAATAAAGAGACAATTCCCATTCACACATCAATTGCAATTAACGTCCCAGGGCAGTACACAACAAGCGCTCACCCTCACAAAGAAGTGAATCATGCTTTCAAGAGTACCATAAGCTTGACTATCGTGTAACTCTCCACTAATGTAGGAACAACCTCATCTAGATCATGTAGgaatttgtatttgattgtaacATAGGGTATGGGACGAGTTGGATATAATCTGTATAAGAGTatctacacctccctaagcactttaatacctACAACACTATCAAAGAAAGCCTACAGTCATCTCCAAACTCGGCTATTACCTAAGATTTCGCCTTGAGTCACAACCAAGCCAAGTTCTAGACCATGTCAAGCATAATCACTAAGCAAATATTTGCCTCACCATGCATGGCGTCTCGGATAGGCACACAATTCATACTGTAATCACCAATGGTCTCTCTAACTTACAAGGGCAGGATCATGCATCCCACCAGTCAGGCACAATCAACTTTGCCAACCACaagaatattttcaaaaatctaaaataaagaaataataaaaatctacCCTAAAATGTGTCTGGTTCAAAATGTTACGACCATGGTAAAAAACCAAACAAGAAACCCATGGAAGTACAAGTGAAGAAATTATCctaaaatattttaagaaaatattttattttattgccttTTTTTTCAATAGGAAGCAAATTAAACAACGCTATTCACACTACCCCTACCCCCACACTTAACtagtggcatgtccccatgtcataaaattaaaatgcaaaggtgaagaaaactcccCTGATTTAGTCATTCTATGTCGGAGATGGTGCCGGGGTCTAGGTGACGAGCCCGGCCAAGTGCACGCGACCATCCCATGATCTTCTTCTCAGACTTGGCATTTTGAGTAGCAAATGAGTCCACTCGGGTTCCCAATCATTGACAGAAGTGCGTATCCCCGCCATCTCCTGTTCCATGGCAACCATTCTCGTTTTCCATATGTAGCTTGAAGGTTCTCCAACACCCTGCTCATGCGGGGTGGTAGCATTAACATCCTCTTCGTGCACCTCCCTGTCCTCGACGGGTGCATCAGACTCCTCACTCTCCACCTCAGTAGCCACAACAGGTTCCTTCCGAATGATAACTTTATAAGC of Nicotiana tomentosiformis chromosome 7, ASM39032v3, whole genome shotgun sequence contains these proteins:
- the LOC104088277 gene encoding tetraspanin-19; protein product: MTRMARSCMQSLLKVVNSAIGMVGIAMILYALWMFRVWHKQMGPTPPPFFGPDAPAPWFIYSTLGLGITLCVVTCSGHIAAETASGCCLYIYMVFVFLLLMIEAAVTVDVFLNRNWEEDFPEDTTGNFDELKHFLKENFDICKWVGLSVVTVQGLTILLAMILKALGPHPERYHYESDDDYIPDRVPLLKNYVPSPSCVVGDPVYGSKNDAWNIRINSKASR